Part of the uncultured Desulfobacter sp. genome, GAAAATTAAACGATTTGTCCATCAGGCTGAAACTCTTTTTGGGATTTGGAGTTGTCTGTATTTTTTTTGTTATTATTGGCATTATGATCAATAGTCTCAACAATAGAACTATTGGAGAACTGGACGCGGCCAAATCTGAAGTGCTGCCCCATACTATGAATTTTATTGAAATCAAACGGGATATTGAACAGATTCAGCAGTGGCTCACCGACATATCTGCCACAAGGGCTGCAGAAGGCTATGATGATGGATATGCAGAAGCTGAAACCTATTACAAGGATGCAGTTAAAAGAACTGATCACTCCATTATTGAGCACGACAGGTATGGCGAAGATGAAATGGTGGCATTGCTTAAAGATATGAAAAAAAGCCTGGAAGATTACTACACCATGGGCCAAAAAATGGCTAAAGCCTATATCGAAAGCGGCCCGGAAAAAGGCAACCCCATGATGGAAGAGTTTGACCCGTTTGCTGAAAAACTGGCCGGGATCATAGATCAAATTGTTGATGAGCACAAAGCGGAGTTGATGAACTCTTTTGCGTCGATTAAGGCTCACAGCATTTCAAATACAAAAACGATCACTATCGGGATTATTGCCGGTTTAATTTTTTCGGTCCTCACAGCGTATGGTATCAGCCAGTCTATAGCCAGCCCCCTTCGCAAGGCCGTGGATTTTGCGGGTTATGTGGCAAAAGGTAATTTTGATCAGACCCTTATTCTCAAGCAAAAAGATGAAGTCGGAGTTCTTGCCGATTCTCTTAACAAGATGACCTCAAGCTTAAAAAAACTTATAATTGATATGAAAGATAGCACAACAACCGTGAATGTATCTTCCTCGAAAATTAAAGGCCTTTCAGATAATATCACCGCAAGTTCACGGGATACGGTTGAAAAATCAAATACGGTTTCTGAAGCAGCAAAAGAGATGAGCAGCAATATGAATTCTGTTGCATCTGCCACGGAGCAAGCGGCTGACAGCATCCAGACTGTTGTTGCTGCAGTTGAAGAGATGACTGCCACCATAGCCGAAATCTCAAATAATATTTCCAAGGGAAGCCAGACCACCGGTCATGCAGTTGAAAAAGCCAACCAGGTATCTGTCAAAATTGATGAGCTTGGCTCCGCAGCGTCTCTGATCTCTAAGGTGACCGACACCATCAAAGATATTTCTGAACAGACCAATCTCCTAGCTTTGAACGCCACCATTGAAGCGGCACGTGCTGGAGAAGCAGGAAAAGGGTTTGCCGTAGTTGCAGGAGAAATAAAAGCCCTTGCTCAACAAACAGCAGATGCAACCGGTGAGATCAATGAACGGATTAAAGGTGTTCAATCCAGCACTGAAGAATCTGTATCATCCATCCAGGAAATCGTCGGTGTTATCAATGAAATTAACGAAATTGTAAACACCGTTGCGGCTGCCATTGAAGAGCAGTCCGCCACTACACAGGAGATATCAAATAATATTGTCCAGGCAGGCCAGGGTATCCAGGACGTTAACCAGAATGTCAGCCAAGCTTCTGTTGTTACCGGAGAAATTGCTCAGGATATTAATTATGTGAACCAGGCTGCCCAGGAAGCAGACCAGGACAGTGGTAAGATACTGGAAGGTGTGGAGGACCTTGTCAAGGTTACTGAAAAACTGAAGGACACTGTAAGCCTGTTTAAAATTTAGCTCAAATCTCATTTACCGTAGAATTTTGAAGGAAACCAAAATCCCACAAATCTACTTTTAGGCCTAATGCCTTATCTCCGGTCGGTTTAGAAGTACCAGGTGATCCATGCTGAAATTGTGTCCGCGGGTGGCGTGGTGAAGTCGGTACCCAGGACCACAAACCCGCCGTATTCGGTGCCGTTGCCTCCCCAGTTTAAAAGGGCGGTCATGGTGATACGGATATTATCTGAAACGTCATAAACCACCCGGGGTAACAACATCCCCGAGCCGTCGTGGAGATTTACGATGGGGGTGAGGTAGGCGTTGACCAGGGGATGAAGCTCCAGGTTGACATGGGCGCTTGCATACCATCGGCCCAAAGCAAAGAGTTCGCCCCTGTCCAGGCGTTTTGAAACATCCGGGTTCAGCAGTGCCCGGCTGTAATCATTGTCGGACAGCCCGTTGTAATAAAGTTCCACATATCCATACCAGTTTTTATCGAACCATACCCAGGAATAATCCAGGTTGGCCACACCAGAGATGTAAATGGAACGTTCCCGGCTCTTTTGATCAAGGAATGTTCCGGTGAGGTCCAAACGGAAGGCGGCATCTCCTAAATTACCGGCGGTGCCGATGCCGGTCACCATATCCCTATAGTGCCGGGCCACCATGACATCCGTGTCCAGACCGTCAAGATTGGTGTGGAGTTTGACCCCCAAAGATGACTGATCTATTCCTGATTTATCTGTATCCGGGTCTCTGTGGGCGGCATAAATCAGATCCACGTCCACGCGTTTGACCGGGACGTGAACAAGGATCAGGTCGTCTCCGGTTTTGTAATCGCGTTCAAGGTCCGTGGGAGCAAAGGGGTTGAAAAGATCCATGGGGTTAAAGGTAAACCCATGGCCCCAGGTGACGGCCTGGCGGCCCACGCGAATGTCCCCCCAGTCCGGTGAAAAAGATACAAACGCCCGGTCCAGGCGATGATATATGACCGAACGATCTCCCTGGTGCAGGCTGTGGGTTAAATTAAAAAATCGGTGGGCATCCCTGACTGGACCCGACAGACCGTCGGGGAACAGGTCAGGGTAGCGCGCTTTGAGCCTCTCTCCATCCTTCCGGGTGTCGCCGCCGCCGGCCAACGCTTCATAATGGATTTCTACATATAATGCGTCGCTAAAAAAGATCTTGCTGTTCAGGCGAAATTCACCAAATCCGTCATAATTGGGAGATAGACCCACATACTGGTAAGCTGAATCGGATTTTGGGAACAGTATTCGGCTGTATATTTTTAAGTGGCCATCCCATTCCATGTCCGGCAGAGATACCCCTTCTTGTGCATAACCAAGTCCTATAAAAATAAGCTGGAACGAAAAGAACAGGCAAGGCAACAACGTGGGATTTAAGGCCATGTTTATTCGTCGATGGTTTTGATCTCTACTTGATATGGTCATCAACAATCACCCCGTCCTTGAGCCGGATGATTCTTCGGGAAAATCCCATTACCATCTGGTCATGGGTGGAAAAGATAAAAGTGACCCGGCGCTGTTCATTCATCCGGGCCATCATTTCCAAAAGGCCCTGTCCAGTCTGGGAATCCAGGTTGGCCGTGGGTTCGTCCGCAAGGATGATGGACGGATTGGAGACCAGGGCTCTCGCCACCGCCACCCGCTGCTGCTGGCCCCCGGACAGTTCTGACGGCCGTCTGTCGTGCATGCCCGAAAGCCCCACATCATCCAGAACAGACCTGGCACGCTCTGTCCTTTGTTTTCCGGGCACACCCTGCATAAGCATCACATATTCCACGTTTTCCCGGGCCGACAGCACCGGGATGATATTATAGGCCTGGAATACAAAGCCGATTTTGTTCAGGCGTATGTCCGCAAGTTTTGACTGGGACAACCCAGTGAGCGTGTCGCCGTCCAGAATGATTTCTCCCTGGCTGGGGGTGTCCAGCCCGCCTATCAGATTGAGCAGGGTGGTTTTTCCTGATCCCGACGGCCCTGCAAGGGCACAAAACTCCCCTTTTTTAACACAAAGGGATATGTGGCCCAGGGCATGCACCGAAACTTTGCCCTGTTCGTATGTTTTGCTGACATCTTTGACTTCGACCATATTCATTTGGATGCCTCTCTTTTGGGGTCCGTGTGTCATCTGCAGGAGAATACGAAATGATCGGCTCCTGCGCGGCTGTATGGTGTAAGGCAAGACAAACCAATCACAAACAGCCATATCACAATCCCAATGGTTTTGGGAAACCCGTTTTTTGCGGGGCATTGTTTGGGCAAGGAAATTTGGGGGATTTGTTTTAATGTGTGCCGCTGTAGGGGCAGGCCCTTGTGTCTGCCCTAACGGAGGGCAACCACAGGGGGATTGCCCTTACAAAAATGGCCGACAATAGAGTCAAACCCAGATTTTTAAAAGAATATGCTGAAAAATATCGAGGTAAAAAGATCGGTGTATGGTGTGTATTGAAAGACAGTTTGATTTTGATGTATACTCTCAAACCCACACAACGGATTCGCACATTCCCATTCCACAGATAGGAGACGTTATGCCGAAACGATCATTTAGTATCCGTACCAAGCTGATTGCTATTTTCGTATTGATAAAAGTGCTTCCCCTGGTCGCATTGGCGTGGTTTTCCTGGCGGGTTATTTCCGATCTGGCCGATACATTGAAAACACAGACTGAACAGGTGACCCAAGAGACCAATACCCTTGTTGGCGGTATTGCGGATATGGCAACAAATAACTCCATTGAAGCGTTGGATAACCGTTCCAGAGAAGCCATTGAACGCCTGACCACAGATACGGCACGGCAGGTGGCTTGCTTCTTGTACGACCGTGATGTGGATATCCGGTTGGCCGCCCATATCACACCGGGGAAAAAGGCATACCAGAAATTTTTATCCGGACGGACCCGCAAGGTGGTCATGGATGACGGCAAATGGACGATGAATGAAGACGGTACAAAATGGATTCCTGCGACCCCTGATCCGTTGACGTATAAAAAAGTGACGGCAAGGATCGAAGATAACCGGAATCAGTTTCATTATCGGCCGCCTGAAGCCGACGGCGTGGTCGAATATCGTCCCTTGTATCTTGAAATGACATATGTGGATCTGTCAGGCATGGAGAAGTTTAAGGTCTCCAACACCCCCCTTTTGCCTGAAACCCTGCGGGATGTCTCCAAACGGGAAAATACCTTTTGTAAGGCGGAAACCTATTTTGAATCCTTGAAAAACCTTAAACCCGGTGGGATTTATGTCTCCGATGTCATCGGGGCCTATGTGAAAGGCTTTTTACCTGGCGGCGTTTACAACACAGTCCGGGCCCAAAAGGCGGGCATCCCATTTGAACCGGAACGTTCGGGCTATGCCGGCCTTGAAAACCCTCTGGGTATCCGTTTTAAAGGCCTGGTGCGATGGGCGACACCTGTGGTGGTTGAAGGTGAAATCACCGGGTTTGTCACCCTGGCCCTGGACCATACCCATATCATGGAATTTACCGATCATGTCATCCCCACCGATGACCGGTATTGCGTGACGTCCAATGCCGGTTCCGGTAATTACGCATTCATGTGGGATTATAAGGGGCGAAATATTTCCCATCCCAGGGATTATTTTATTGTGGGATACGACCCAGACACCGGGCATCAAACCGTCCCGTGGCTTGAAGAATCCCTTTACGCCAAGTGGCTTTCGTGCAACTGCGCCATGGCGGAGTTTGAAACCCAGGTTCCCTGGTTTGACGCCCAGTCCCTGGAAAAAAAACCTGCCGAAGAACTGACCCGGCAAGGCTATCTGGGTCTGGATGGACGGTTTCTTAATTTTGCCCCCCAGTGCACCGGCTGGCATACCTTGACCCAGCATGGGGGGTCCGGCTCCTTTTTGATTTTCTGGAGTAAGTTGTGGAAACTGACCACAGCGGCGGCCATTCCCTATTACACCGGCCATTACGGAGATCATCCCAGGGGGTTTGGGTATGTCACCATCGGGGCCAATGTGGATGAATTTCATAAACCCGCGATGCATACTGCGGCCGTCATCAAGTCCACCCGAAAAGAGTTTGAATCCAATCTTACACGTCAAAAAGAGAACAATCTTGCCTATCTTCGCCGCACGCTCCATGACACCGCCATTAAAATGACCTTGTCCACAGGAATCATGATCGTATTGGTCATTTTTATTGCCCTGTGGATGGCAGCCACCCTGACCGGAAAAATCACCAAAATGATCCGGGGTATCAATCATTTCCAGAAAAGGGACATGGATTATCGCCTTGAAGAGACATCCAATGACGAGATCGGCCAACTGACCTGTTCATTTAATGACATGGCCGACAGTATCCAGCAATACCTGATGGTCATGGAAGAAGCACAAAAAAACACCGAACTTGCCAACAGTCGTTTAAAAAAAGAGGTTGCCGAAAGAAAGGCGGCCCAGGTGGAATTATCCTTGCACCGGGATCAGCTTGAGCACATGGTTAAAAGAAGGACAGCCCAGCTTGAGACCCAGATCCTTGAACGTGAACGGGCTGAAGAAGAGTTGATGCAGGCTGAAAAGATGGCGGCTTTGGGGCAGTTGATTGCCGGCATTGCCCATGAGATCAACACCCCCATGGGGGCCATTAAGTCCTCGGGCAGCAATATTTTAGATTTTCATAAAAAACTGCAGAACGATATCCCGGATTTGATCAAAAAACTGGATGATAAGCATTTGACGCTTTTTTTCAGTTTGTTGGACCGGTTCCCCAAAAAGATGGTGTTGAGAACCAGCCGGGAGGAACGTAAAATCATTCGAGCCCTTGGTGACAATTTGAGTAAGAACGGCATTAAGTGTTCCCGGCAAACGGCATTTTTTCTCGTTCAGATGAATGTGCATAACCAATGGGAGATATTCAAGCCGCTGTTATTTCACCCGGAATCTGAATTTATCCTTGAGACCGCTTACAGCCTTCATTCCATTACCAGTAACACCGAAAACATTAACCAGGCGGTGGACCGGGTCAGCAAAATTATCTATGCTTTGAAATCGTATATTCGTCAAAGTGACAGCGATGAAAAAACCAAAACAGATATTATTGACAGCATTGAGACCGTGCTGACCATTTATCACAATCAGATCAAACAAAATACCCAACTGATCCGGGAGTATGATACCATTGACACCATACTCGGGTATCCGGATGAGCTCAGTCAGGTCTGGACAAATTTGATTTACAACGCCCTGCAGGCCATGGATTATAAAGGGGTCTTAACCATCCAGGTAAAAAATATTGATGCCCATGTGCAAATTTGCATTACCGATACCGGCTGCGGCA contains:
- a CDS encoding ABC transporter ATP-binding protein; amino-acid sequence: MNMVEVKDVSKTYEQGKVSVHALGHISLCVKKGEFCALAGPSGSGKTTLLNLIGGLDTPSQGEIILDGDTLTGLSQSKLADIRLNKIGFVFQAYNIIPVLSARENVEYVMLMQGVPGKQRTERARSVLDDVGLSGMHDRRPSELSGGQQQRVAVARALVSNPSIILADEPTANLDSQTGQGLLEMMARMNEQRRVTFIFSTHDQMVMGFSRRIIRLKDGVIVDDHIK
- a CDS encoding ATP-binding protein; translated protein: MPKRSFSIRTKLIAIFVLIKVLPLVALAWFSWRVISDLADTLKTQTEQVTQETNTLVGGIADMATNNSIEALDNRSREAIERLTTDTARQVACFLYDRDVDIRLAAHITPGKKAYQKFLSGRTRKVVMDDGKWTMNEDGTKWIPATPDPLTYKKVTARIEDNRNQFHYRPPEADGVVEYRPLYLEMTYVDLSGMEKFKVSNTPLLPETLRDVSKRENTFCKAETYFESLKNLKPGGIYVSDVIGAYVKGFLPGGVYNTVRAQKAGIPFEPERSGYAGLENPLGIRFKGLVRWATPVVVEGEITGFVTLALDHTHIMEFTDHVIPTDDRYCVTSNAGSGNYAFMWDYKGRNISHPRDYFIVGYDPDTGHQTVPWLEESLYAKWLSCNCAMAEFETQVPWFDAQSLEKKPAEELTRQGYLGLDGRFLNFAPQCTGWHTLTQHGGSGSFLIFWSKLWKLTTAAAIPYYTGHYGDHPRGFGYVTIGANVDEFHKPAMHTAAVIKSTRKEFESNLTRQKENNLAYLRRTLHDTAIKMTLSTGIMIVLVIFIALWMAATLTGKITKMIRGINHFQKRDMDYRLEETSNDEIGQLTCSFNDMADSIQQYLMVMEEAQKNTELANSRLKKEVAERKAAQVELSLHRDQLEHMVKRRTAQLETQILERERAEEELMQAEKMAALGQLIAGIAHEINTPMGAIKSSGSNILDFHKKLQNDIPDLIKKLDDKHLTLFFSLLDRFPKKMVLRTSREERKIIRALGDNLSKNGIKCSRQTAFFLVQMNVHNQWEIFKPLLFHPESEFILETAYSLHSITSNTENINQAVDRVSKIIYALKSYIRQSDSDEKTKTDIIDSIETVLTIYHNQIKQNTQLIREYDTIDTILGYPDELSQVWTNLIYNALQAMDYKGVLTIQVKNIDAHVQICITDTGCGIPQEHRNKIFQPFFTTKKRGEGSGLGLDIVAKIIKKHDGKIDFESDVGKGTTFTILLPKIRVNHG
- a CDS encoding HAMP domain-containing methyl-accepting chemotaxis protein; this encodes MGKLNDLSIRLKLFLGFGVVCIFFVIIGIMINSLNNRTIGELDAAKSEVLPHTMNFIEIKRDIEQIQQWLTDISATRAAEGYDDGYAEAETYYKDAVKRTDHSIIEHDRYGEDEMVALLKDMKKSLEDYYTMGQKMAKAYIESGPEKGNPMMEEFDPFAEKLAGIIDQIVDEHKAELMNSFASIKAHSISNTKTITIGIIAGLIFSVLTAYGISQSIASPLRKAVDFAGYVAKGNFDQTLILKQKDEVGVLADSLNKMTSSLKKLIIDMKDSTTTVNVSSSKIKGLSDNITASSRDTVEKSNTVSEAAKEMSSNMNSVASATEQAADSIQTVVAAVEEMTATIAEISNNISKGSQTTGHAVEKANQVSVKIDELGSAASLISKVTDTIKDISEQTNLLALNATIEAARAGEAGKGFAVVAGEIKALAQQTADATGEINERIKGVQSSTEESVSSIQEIVGVINEINEIVNTVAAAIEEQSATTQEISNNIVQAGQGIQDVNQNVSQASVVTGEIAQDINYVNQAAQEADQDSGKILEGVEDLVKVTEKLKDTVSLFKI